One segment of Manihot esculenta cultivar AM560-2 chromosome 4, M.esculenta_v8, whole genome shotgun sequence DNA contains the following:
- the LOC110613055 gene encoding putative axial regulator YABBY 2 isoform X4, protein MSMDSVSERVCYVHCNFCNTILAVSVPSSNLFAIVTVRCGHCANLLSVNMGSSLQTFPLQDPQSQKVHLSTEDLNKDCGSSSKCNKVTAFESGDDHEPPRMPPVRPPEKRQRVPSAYNRFIKEEIQRIKASNPDISHREAFSTAAKNWAHFPHIHFGLKLEGNKHAKVDHQTFAGEGTHKSTGFYDINGSL, encoded by the exons ATGTCAATGGACTCGGTATCTGAACGGGTTTGTTATGTTCACTGCAACTTCTGCAACACCATTTTAGCG GTGAGTGTTCCAAGCAGCAATTTGTTCGCTATTGTGACGGTTAGATGTGGGCATTGTGCAAATTTGCTGTCTGTTAATATGGGATCTTCACTTCAGACATTTCCTCTTCAAGATCCCCAG TCGCAGAAAGTGCACTTAAGCACTGAAGATTTAAACAAGGATTGTGGATCATCTTCAAAATGCAACAAGGTCACTGCATTTGAGTCTGGTGATGATCATGAACCACCTAGAATGCCTCCCGTCCGCC CTCCAGAGAAGAGACAACGTGTTCCTTCTGCATATAACAGGTTCATTAA ggAGGAAATTCAAAGGATCAAGGCTAGTAATCCTGACATCAGCCACAGGGAAGCTTTTAGCACAGCGGCAAAAAAT TGGGCACATTTTCCTCACATTCACTTTGGGCTGAAGCTGGAGGGAAACAAGCATGCAAAAGTAGATCACCAGACATTTGCAGGAGAGGGTACTCATAAATCTACTGGATTCTACGATATCAATGGCAGCCTGTGA
- the LOC110613055 gene encoding putative axial regulator YABBY 2 isoform X3, with protein MSMDSVSERVCYVHCNFCNTILAVSVPSSNLFAIVTVRCGHCANLLSVNMGSSLQTFPLQDPQHKQSQKVHLSTEDLNKDCGSSSKCNKVTAFESGDDHEPPRMPPVRPPEKRQRVPSAYNRFIKEEIQRIKASNPDISHREAFSTAAKNWAHFPHIHFGLKLEGNKHAKVDHQTFAGEGTHKSTGFYDINGSL; from the exons ATGTCAATGGACTCGGTATCTGAACGGGTTTGTTATGTTCACTGCAACTTCTGCAACACCATTTTAGCG GTGAGTGTTCCAAGCAGCAATTTGTTCGCTATTGTGACGGTTAGATGTGGGCATTGTGCAAATTTGCTGTCTGTTAATATGGGATCTTCACTTCAGACATTTCCTCTTCAAGATCCCCAG CATAAACAGTCGCAGAAAGTGCACTTAAGCACTGAAGATTTAAACAAGGATTGTGGATCATCTTCAAAATGCAACAAGGTCACTGCATTTGAGTCTGGTGATGATCATGAACCACCTAGAATGCCTCCCGTCCGCC CTCCAGAGAAGAGACAACGTGTTCCTTCTGCATATAACAGGTTCATTAA ggAGGAAATTCAAAGGATCAAGGCTAGTAATCCTGACATCAGCCACAGGGAAGCTTTTAGCACAGCGGCAAAAAAT TGGGCACATTTTCCTCACATTCACTTTGGGCTGAAGCTGGAGGGAAACAAGCATGCAAAAGTAGATCACCAGACATTTGCAGGAGAGGGTACTCATAAATCTACTGGATTCTACGATATCAATGGCAGCCTGTGA
- the LOC110613055 gene encoding putative axial regulator YABBY 2 isoform X1 has protein sequence MQCYFFSLFYSIALSDEFLHGYFVVVIKIWCAGPVHAVSVPSSNLFAIVTVRCGHCANLLSVNMGSSLQTFPLQDPQHKQSQKVHLSTEDLNKDCGSSSKCNKVTAFESGDDHEPPRMPPVRPPEKRQRVPSAYNRFIKEEIQRIKASNPDISHREAFSTAAKNWAHFPHIHFGLKLEGNKHAKVDHQTFAGEGTHKSTGFYDINGSL, from the exons ATGCAATGCTACTTCTTCTCATTATTCTATAGCATTGCTTTATCTGACGAATTCCTTCATGGGTATTTTGTTGTGGTCATAAAAATTTGGTGTGCTGGGCCTGTACATGCT GTGAGTGTTCCAAGCAGCAATTTGTTCGCTATTGTGACGGTTAGATGTGGGCATTGTGCAAATTTGCTGTCTGTTAATATGGGATCTTCACTTCAGACATTTCCTCTTCAAGATCCCCAG CATAAACAGTCGCAGAAAGTGCACTTAAGCACTGAAGATTTAAACAAGGATTGTGGATCATCTTCAAAATGCAACAAGGTCACTGCATTTGAGTCTGGTGATGATCATGAACCACCTAGAATGCCTCCCGTCCGCC CTCCAGAGAAGAGACAACGTGTTCCTTCTGCATATAACAGGTTCATTAA ggAGGAAATTCAAAGGATCAAGGCTAGTAATCCTGACATCAGCCACAGGGAAGCTTTTAGCACAGCGGCAAAAAAT TGGGCACATTTTCCTCACATTCACTTTGGGCTGAAGCTGGAGGGAAACAAGCATGCAAAAGTAGATCACCAGACATTTGCAGGAGAGGGTACTCATAAATCTACTGGATTCTACGATATCAATGGCAGCCTGTGA
- the LOC110613055 gene encoding putative axial regulator YABBY 2 isoform X2 codes for MQCYFFSLFYSIALSDEFLHGYFVVVIKIWCAGPVHAVSVPSSNLFAIVTVRCGHCANLLSVNMGSSLQTFPLQDPQSQKVHLSTEDLNKDCGSSSKCNKVTAFESGDDHEPPRMPPVRPPEKRQRVPSAYNRFIKEEIQRIKASNPDISHREAFSTAAKNWAHFPHIHFGLKLEGNKHAKVDHQTFAGEGTHKSTGFYDINGSL; via the exons ATGCAATGCTACTTCTTCTCATTATTCTATAGCATTGCTTTATCTGACGAATTCCTTCATGGGTATTTTGTTGTGGTCATAAAAATTTGGTGTGCTGGGCCTGTACATGCT GTGAGTGTTCCAAGCAGCAATTTGTTCGCTATTGTGACGGTTAGATGTGGGCATTGTGCAAATTTGCTGTCTGTTAATATGGGATCTTCACTTCAGACATTTCCTCTTCAAGATCCCCAG TCGCAGAAAGTGCACTTAAGCACTGAAGATTTAAACAAGGATTGTGGATCATCTTCAAAATGCAACAAGGTCACTGCATTTGAGTCTGGTGATGATCATGAACCACCTAGAATGCCTCCCGTCCGCC CTCCAGAGAAGAGACAACGTGTTCCTTCTGCATATAACAGGTTCATTAA ggAGGAAATTCAAAGGATCAAGGCTAGTAATCCTGACATCAGCCACAGGGAAGCTTTTAGCACAGCGGCAAAAAAT TGGGCACATTTTCCTCACATTCACTTTGGGCTGAAGCTGGAGGGAAACAAGCATGCAAAAGTAGATCACCAGACATTTGCAGGAGAGGGTACTCATAAATCTACTGGATTCTACGATATCAATGGCAGCCTGTGA